A DNA window from Rhodococcus sp. Z13 contains the following coding sequences:
- the cobU gene encoding bifunctional adenosylcobinamide kinase/adenosylcobinamide-phosphate guanylyltransferase, which produces MEVLLLGTGAADGWPSPFCSCASCSDAARRGEIRGQTAALVDDVLMLDCGPEAPRAAVRYGRSLAHVRHILLTHAHTDHLGPQALLFRSWIEGCGELEVIGPADALDVCRPWAGPDDPVRFVPVAAGDRIAVGEYDVRVLPARHKVFRDGDAVLYDVTGPTGSRLLWACDTGPWPTDRFETVRDAHYDAVFLEETFGDRSELSEGHLGLPEFASMLDGFRGVGAVGESTDVVAVHLGHHNPVIDELGERLGACGARAGRDGEVVHVGDGPRLTGHRTLVLGGVRSGKSRHAEELCSTFEAVTYVATGGVREGDAEWAQRVALHRARRPDSWATVETVDVAEVLKSATTPLLVDCLGTWLTARLDLHGVWDGGDVAAVDADIEELLEAWKACPAPVVAVSNEVGSGVVPATASGRLFRDLLGRLNARVAEASETVTLVVAGIPVPLRG; this is translated from the coding sequence ATGGAGGTGCTGCTGCTCGGCACGGGTGCCGCCGACGGCTGGCCCAGCCCGTTCTGTTCGTGTGCCTCGTGCAGCGACGCCGCGCGGCGCGGGGAGATCCGCGGGCAGACCGCGGCCCTGGTCGACGACGTGCTGATGCTCGACTGCGGACCGGAGGCGCCGCGCGCGGCGGTGCGGTACGGCAGGTCGCTGGCGCACGTGCGGCACATCCTGCTCACCCACGCGCACACCGACCATCTCGGCCCGCAGGCGTTGCTGTTCCGATCGTGGATCGAGGGCTGTGGCGAACTCGAGGTGATCGGCCCGGCCGACGCCCTCGACGTCTGCCGCCCCTGGGCGGGACCGGACGACCCGGTGCGCTTCGTGCCCGTCGCCGCCGGCGACCGGATCGCGGTGGGGGAGTACGACGTTCGCGTACTTCCCGCGCGGCACAAGGTTTTTCGCGACGGCGACGCGGTGCTCTACGACGTGACGGGACCCACCGGCTCACGGCTGCTGTGGGCGTGCGACACCGGGCCGTGGCCCACCGACCGGTTCGAGACCGTGCGCGACGCCCACTACGACGCGGTGTTCCTCGAGGAGACCTTCGGGGACCGTTCCGAACTGTCCGAGGGGCATCTGGGGCTGCCGGAGTTCGCATCGATGCTCGACGGATTCCGCGGAGTCGGTGCAGTGGGGGAGTCGACCGACGTGGTCGCCGTGCATCTCGGGCACCACAACCCGGTGATCGACGAGCTCGGGGAACGGCTGGGCGCGTGCGGCGCGCGGGCCGGTCGCGACGGAGAGGTGGTGCACGTGGGCGACGGTCCTCGGCTGACAGGTCATCGGACGCTGGTGCTCGGCGGTGTGCGGTCGGGCAAGTCCCGGCACGCGGAAGAACTGTGCTCGACGTTCGAGGCCGTCACCTACGTCGCGACGGGTGGTGTGCGTGAGGGCGACGCCGAGTGGGCGCAGCGGGTTGCGTTGCACCGCGCGCGGCGCCCCGACTCGTGGGCGACGGTGGAGACGGTGGACGTCGCGGAGGTGCTGAAGTCGGCGACGACGCCGCTGCTCGTCGACTGCCTGGGCACCTGGCTCACCGCCCGACTCGATCTGCACGGCGTGTGGGACGGGGGAGACGTCGCGGCCGTGGACGCGGACATCGAGGAACTGCTCGAGGCGTGGAAGGCGTGCCCGGCCCCGGTGGTCGCGGTGAGCAACGAGGTCGGCAGTGGGGTGGTGCCGGCGACGGCGTCGGGTCGCCTGTTCCGAGACCTCCTGGGACGGCTAAATGCTCGAGTGGCCGAGGCTTCGGAAACGGTGACGCTCGTGGTGGCGGGGATCCCGGTCCCGCTGCGGGGTTGA
- a CDS encoding FecCD family ABC transporter permease codes for MIAAPRRRALVLTGAASILLAAMLLGILVGPAGLTPGGVLLDIADRLPFVDVDSGLTTRQQAILWNIRMPRVVLGVLVGAMLAVAGAAYQGVFRNPLADPYLLGVSSGAGLGATLAIVVGGAAGFAGVPPAAFVGGMLAVGATYALGRTVGGVRSEVVIILAGVAVAAFANAIQTFFMQLHDDTLRQVYSWMLGRLATDGWSDVLTVLPYVVVTVAIIALHRRTLDVMSVGDVEAASLGIHPARVRLLLVSVATLGTAAVVSASGLIGFVGIVVPHAVRLLVGPGHRLLLPLSLMVGAAFLVLADVLARSVMAPAELPIGVVTAAVGAPFFLVVLRRSRGVR; via the coding sequence TTGATCGCGGCCCCGCGACGTCGCGCGCTCGTGCTGACCGGCGCGGCGTCGATCCTGCTCGCCGCGATGCTGCTGGGCATCCTCGTCGGCCCCGCCGGGCTCACACCCGGCGGGGTCCTGCTCGACATCGCCGACCGGTTGCCGTTCGTCGACGTCGACTCGGGCCTGACCACCCGCCAGCAGGCCATCCTGTGGAACATCCGCATGCCGCGGGTGGTGCTCGGGGTGCTCGTCGGCGCAATGCTCGCCGTCGCGGGGGCCGCCTACCAGGGAGTCTTCCGCAACCCGCTCGCCGACCCTTACCTGCTGGGGGTCTCGAGCGGGGCCGGTCTCGGCGCCACCCTCGCCATCGTCGTGGGCGGCGCCGCCGGTTTCGCCGGGGTACCGCCGGCCGCGTTCGTGGGCGGCATGCTCGCCGTCGGCGCCACCTACGCGCTCGGCCGCACCGTCGGCGGTGTCCGCTCCGAGGTGGTCATCATCCTCGCCGGTGTCGCCGTCGCGGCCTTCGCGAACGCCATCCAGACCTTCTTCATGCAGCTGCACGACGACACGCTGCGCCAGGTCTACTCGTGGATGCTCGGCCGCCTGGCCACCGACGGCTGGTCCGACGTCCTGACCGTCCTGCCCTACGTCGTGGTCACCGTCGCGATCATCGCGCTGCACCGGCGCACACTGGACGTCATGTCGGTCGGCGACGTCGAGGCCGCGAGCCTCGGCATCCATCCCGCCCGCGTCCGCCTGCTGCTGGTGAGCGTCGCGACGCTCGGCACCGCCGCGGTGGTGTCCGCGAGCGGGCTCATCGGGTTCGTCGGCATCGTCGTGCCCCACGCCGTGCGGCTGCTCGTCGGGCCCGGCCACCGGCTGCTGCTGCCGCTGTCGCTGATGGTGGGGGCGGCGTTCCTCGTGCTCGCCGACGTCCTCGCCCGCAGCGTGATGGCGCCCGCCGAACTACCGATCGGCGTGGTGACCGCCGCCGTCGGCGCTCCCTTCTTCCTGGTGGTTCTCAGACGTAGTCGGGGGGTCCGATGA
- a CDS encoding signal peptidase I: MPDSKKPHKSAWSRIENAVLNLLAAGGVVCIGLVIAAFFFNISLILFKTGSMSPTIPQGSMSVVQRISADEIKVGDVVTVDREEGELPITHRVIAVYPQGPGEALIEMKGDANPSPDPGPYRVTEVRKVLWSVPGAASILVWFSDPLILGALTIGAALLVLWAFWPRKTELESIPASSVDPKDQQ; the protein is encoded by the coding sequence ATGCCCGATAGCAAGAAGCCGCACAAGTCCGCGTGGTCTCGTATCGAGAACGCAGTGCTGAACCTGCTGGCTGCAGGCGGAGTGGTGTGCATCGGCTTGGTCATCGCTGCGTTCTTCTTCAATATCTCCCTGATCCTGTTCAAGACGGGGTCGATGTCGCCGACCATCCCCCAGGGCTCCATGTCGGTGGTGCAACGTATCTCGGCCGATGAGATCAAGGTCGGAGATGTCGTCACTGTGGACCGCGAGGAGGGAGAACTCCCCATCACCCACCGGGTGATCGCCGTCTACCCCCAAGGTCCTGGTGAAGCCCTCATCGAGATGAAGGGCGACGCCAATCCCAGTCCTGACCCCGGCCCCTACCGGGTCACCGAGGTACGGAAGGTGCTGTGGTCCGTCCCCGGCGCCGCATCGATTCTCGTGTGGTTCTCGGATCCCTTGATTCTCGGAGCCCTCACCATCGGTGCCGCACTCCTCGTGCTGTGGGCGTTCTGGCCCCGTAAGACCGAACTCGAATCCATTCCCGCATCGTCTGTTGATCCGAAGGACCAGCAATGA
- a CDS encoding SipW-dependent-type signal peptide-containing protein gives MTTPEQTQKRRKVRAILASGLVLGVGAAVTLAAWNDSVWGSSTFGTGDSQWNLQGFTPAENAWEDFVQEGDAATMTFLPDNDALVPQEPVFSVFGLHEQYGNLGATIGLEKGNITGSTDLADEIDITATLVSGATTATPAACDATTTGDVLFSGPLSSALASAADAITLAPEGYAWVCFKAELSEDAAGDLALQDQQVTATWVFNGQSS, from the coding sequence ATGACCACTCCTGAGCAGACTCAGAAGCGTCGCAAGGTCCGCGCGATCCTGGCCTCCGGCCTCGTCCTCGGCGTCGGTGCGGCTGTCACCCTCGCCGCCTGGAACGACTCCGTGTGGGGTAGCTCGACCTTCGGAACCGGCGACTCCCAGTGGAACCTGCAGGGCTTCACCCCCGCCGAGAACGCCTGGGAGGACTTCGTCCAGGAGGGCGACGCGGCAACGATGACCTTCTTGCCCGACAACGATGCTCTGGTGCCGCAAGAGCCGGTCTTCAGCGTCTTCGGTCTTCACGAGCAGTACGGCAATCTGGGTGCCACCATCGGCTTGGAGAAGGGCAATATCACGGGGTCGACCGACCTTGCTGACGAGATCGACATCACCGCCACGCTCGTGAGCGGAGCGACCACTGCGACTCCGGCAGCGTGCGATGCGACCACTACCGGTGACGTGCTCTTCAGTGGCCCGCTGTCGTCGGCGTTGGCGTCGGCTGCCGATGCGATCACCCTTGCTCCTGAGGGATACGCCTGGGTGTGCTTCAAGGCCGAGCTGAGCGAAGACGCTGCAGGCGACCTGGCACTGCAGGACCAGCAGGTCACGGCGACCTGGGTCTTCAACGGCCAGAGCTCCTAG
- a CDS encoding ABC transporter ATP-binding protein, translating to MIGDVTTELAAVSCRGVSAARGGVEVLHRVDLDVVAGSWVSLVGPNGSGKTTLLHVLAGLVPSTGALHVGGIAPGRASRRDMARAVALMPQRPVVPEGVTVKELIHLGRTPHIPRFGSETPHDVEVVDRIVERLELGSFAPRLASELSGGELQRVVLARALAQQPRVLLLDEPTSALDIGHQQQVLELVDSMRAESDLTVIAAMHDLTSASQYGERLVLLAGGRVVADGAPTDVLTTERVAAVYGARVEILDRPSGRAVLPLRGASEAS from the coding sequence ATGATCGGCGACGTGACGACCGAACTTGCCGCGGTGTCGTGCCGCGGCGTGAGCGCCGCGCGCGGCGGTGTCGAGGTGCTGCACCGGGTGGACCTCGACGTCGTCGCGGGGTCGTGGGTGTCGCTGGTGGGCCCCAACGGTTCCGGCAAGACCACCCTGCTGCACGTCCTCGCCGGTCTCGTCCCCTCCACCGGTGCCCTCCACGTCGGGGGGATCGCGCCGGGCCGCGCGTCGCGGCGGGACATGGCCCGCGCGGTCGCGCTGATGCCGCAGCGCCCCGTGGTCCCCGAGGGCGTGACCGTGAAGGAACTGATCCACCTCGGCCGCACCCCCCACATCCCGCGCTTCGGCTCCGAGACCCCGCACGACGTCGAGGTGGTCGACCGGATCGTCGAACGCCTCGAACTCGGATCGTTCGCGCCGCGCCTCGCATCGGAACTGTCCGGGGGTGAACTGCAGCGGGTCGTGCTGGCGCGGGCCCTCGCGCAGCAGCCGCGGGTGCTGCTCCTCGACGAACCCACCAGCGCGCTCGACATCGGCCACCAGCAGCAGGTGCTCGAACTCGTCGACTCGATGCGTGCCGAGAGCGACCTCACCGTCATCGCCGCGATGCACGACCTCACCTCCGCCTCCCAGTACGGCGAACGCCTCGTGCTCCTCGCCGGCGGGCGGGTCGTCGCCGACGGTGCACCCACCGACGTGCTCACCACCGAACGGGTCGCCGCGGTCTACGGCGCGCGCGTCGAGATCCTCGACCGCCCCTCGGGCCGGGCCGTCCTGCCGCTGCGCGGTGCCTCGGAGGCGTCCTGA
- a CDS encoding sulfite exporter TauE/SafE family protein gives MTPLELFLVALAGLGAGAINSLVGSGTLITFPTLIAFGVPPVTATMSNAIGLVAGGVSGTWGYRRELRGQWHRLRWQIPASVSGALLGSWLLLHLPETVFESVVPVLLILALTLVVLQPKIQAWVLRRVGHDADRPLGPVRMGLLLLGTFAVGVYGGYFTAAQGILLMGVFGVLLTDHIQKQNAAKNLLSLLVNIVAALMYIFVAFDRIDWTVVVLIAAGSLVGGFLGSHYGRRLSPVMLRAVIVVVGLIGLFRLMTS, from the coding sequence GTGACCCCGCTCGAACTGTTCCTCGTCGCCCTCGCCGGTCTCGGCGCCGGTGCCATCAACTCGCTCGTCGGCTCCGGCACCCTCATCACTTTCCCCACGCTCATCGCGTTCGGGGTGCCGCCGGTGACCGCGACGATGTCCAACGCGATCGGTCTCGTCGCGGGCGGCGTGTCGGGCACATGGGGTTACCGGCGGGAGCTCCGGGGGCAATGGCACCGGCTGCGGTGGCAGATCCCCGCGTCGGTGTCCGGCGCGCTGCTCGGATCGTGGCTGCTGCTGCACCTGCCGGAGACGGTGTTCGAGTCCGTCGTGCCGGTGCTGCTGATCCTCGCGCTGACGCTCGTCGTGCTGCAGCCGAAGATCCAGGCCTGGGTACTGCGCCGGGTGGGGCACGACGCCGACAGGCCGCTCGGGCCGGTGCGCATGGGGTTACTGCTCCTGGGCACCTTCGCCGTCGGTGTCTACGGCGGCTACTTCACCGCCGCTCAGGGCATCCTCCTCATGGGTGTGTTCGGGGTGCTGCTGACCGATCACATCCAGAAGCAGAACGCCGCGAAGAACCTGCTGTCGCTGCTCGTCAACATCGTGGCGGCCCTGATGTACATCTTCGTGGCGTTCGACCGCATCGACTGGACCGTCGTCGTGCTCATCGCAGCCGGATCGCTGGTCGGCGGATTCCTCGGCTCCCACTACGGACGGCGACTGTCGCCGGTCATGCTCCGCGCGGTGATCGTCGTCGTGGGCCTCATCGGGCTGTTCCGCCTGATGACGTCCTGA
- a CDS encoding amino acid ABC transporter permease: MSAPTDIRVDDATIDPRDDDNLVVARTWHPWRWVISIAVLVVAAQFVHGLITNPGWDWATFAQYFTASSVLSALWMTIKLTLWGTVLGFALGVLLAIGRLSNNPVLQVISWTYIWAFRSIPLIVQLLFWFNIAYLYQTLSIGIPFGPAFFEFGVSGVISGFTAAVIGLALHQAAYSAEIIRAGIISVDHGQIEAANALGIPRRRQFVKIVLPQAMRAILPNAANEVISLFKGTSIVSTMAIAELFYQVQVIFGRTGRVVPMLMVATVWYIVLTTLLSIGQYYVERYYARGAARELPPTPWQRVVARYREIRDGGIGAPRGATR, translated from the coding sequence ATGAGCGCGCCGACCGACATCCGCGTCGACGACGCGACGATCGACCCTCGTGACGACGACAACCTCGTCGTCGCCCGCACCTGGCATCCCTGGCGCTGGGTGATCAGCATCGCGGTACTCGTCGTCGCCGCCCAGTTCGTCCACGGCCTGATCACCAATCCCGGCTGGGACTGGGCGACCTTCGCGCAGTACTTCACCGCCTCCTCGGTGCTGTCCGCACTGTGGATGACGATCAAGCTCACCCTGTGGGGCACGGTACTGGGCTTCGCGCTCGGTGTGCTGCTGGCGATCGGGCGTTTGTCGAACAACCCGGTGCTGCAGGTCATCTCGTGGACCTACATCTGGGCGTTCCGATCCATCCCGCTCATCGTCCAGCTGCTGTTCTGGTTCAACATCGCGTACCTGTACCAGACGCTCAGCATCGGAATCCCGTTCGGGCCGGCCTTCTTCGAGTTCGGTGTCTCCGGCGTGATCTCCGGGTTCACCGCCGCCGTGATCGGTCTGGCCCTGCACCAGGCGGCCTACTCCGCCGAGATCATCCGCGCCGGCATCATCTCCGTCGACCACGGCCAGATCGAAGCGGCCAACGCCCTCGGCATCCCGCGACGCCGCCAGTTCGTGAAGATCGTGCTGCCGCAGGCGATGCGCGCGATCCTCCCGAACGCCGCCAACGAGGTGATCAGCCTGTTCAAGGGCACCTCCATCGTCTCCACGATGGCGATCGCCGAACTGTTCTATCAGGTCCAGGTCATCTTCGGTCGCACCGGTCGGGTGGTGCCCATGCTCATGGTCGCGACCGTCTGGTACATCGTCCTGACCACGCTGCTCTCGATCGGGCAGTACTACGTCGAGCGGTACTACGCCCGCGGTGCGGCCCGCGAACTGCCTCCCACCCCCTGGCAGCGGGTCGTCGCCCGGTACCGCGAGATCCGCGACGGCGGCATCGGCGCACCCCGGGGAGCGACCCGATGA
- a CDS encoding amino acid ABC transporter ATP-binding protein yields the protein MTATRDDVDHVVDVRGVHKSFGANEVLKGIDLQLRRGTVTVILGPSGSGKSTLLRTLNHLEKVDRGTVRIDGELIGYKRRGDKLHELRARDILRQRSRIGFVFQNFNLFPHLTVLENVVEAPVSAQGRDRAEVETEARALLERVGVGDKLHDYPKQLSGGQQQRVAIARALALRPAVILFDEPTSALDPELVGEVLDVIRDLSLDGATLVIVTHEIGFAREVADTVVFMDGGVIVEQGPPRDVLDHPKHERTAAFLSRVL from the coding sequence ATGACCGCCACCCGGGACGACGTCGACCACGTCGTCGACGTGCGCGGTGTCCACAAGTCCTTCGGTGCCAACGAGGTCCTCAAAGGCATCGACCTGCAGTTGCGCAGGGGCACCGTGACGGTGATCCTCGGCCCGTCCGGATCCGGGAAGTCCACCCTGCTGCGCACCCTCAACCACCTCGAGAAGGTGGACCGGGGCACCGTGCGCATCGACGGTGAACTGATCGGTTACAAGCGGCGCGGCGACAAACTCCACGAGTTGCGGGCCCGCGACATCCTCCGGCAGCGCTCCCGGATCGGGTTCGTGTTCCAGAACTTCAACCTCTTCCCGCACCTGACGGTGCTGGAGAACGTCGTCGAGGCACCCGTCTCGGCGCAGGGACGCGACCGCGCCGAGGTCGAGACGGAGGCCCGCGCGCTGCTCGAGCGGGTGGGCGTCGGCGACAAGCTCCACGACTACCCGAAGCAACTGTCCGGCGGGCAGCAACAGCGCGTGGCCATCGCCCGTGCGCTGGCACTGCGACCGGCGGTGATCCTCTTCGACGAACCCACCTCGGCGCTCGACCCGGAACTCGTCGGTGAGGTGCTCGACGTCATCCGTGACCTGTCCCTCGACGGCGCGACCCTCGTGATCGTCACCCACGAGATCGGTTTCGCCCGCGAGGTCGCCGACACCGTCGTGTTCATGGACGGCGGCGTCATCGTCGAACAGGGCCCACCCCGGGACGTCCTCGACCACCCGAAACACGAACGCACCGCGGCATTCCTGTCCCGCGTTCTCTGA
- a CDS encoding O-succinylhomoserine sulfhydrylase, with protein sequence MSSIPQGGAFHKALPETVRPATLGVRGGTLRSGFEETSEAVYLNSGFVYESAEAAEAAFTGEVDHFVYSRYGNPTVKMFEERLRLLDGAEGAYATASGMSAVFTALAALLGKGDRLVAARSLFGSCFVVCNEILPRWGVETVFVDGEDLDQWEKALSVPTTAVFFETPSNPMQTLVDVRRVSEMAHAAGAKVVLDNVFATPLLQRSLDLGADVVVYSGTKHIDGQGRVLGGAILGSKEYIDGPVQQLIRHTGPSLSPFNAWTLLKGLETMPLRVNAAVGSALRIAQFLEDHSAVRWVKYPYLESHPQYELAKSQMSGGGTIVTFELDAPEGEGKKRAFELLNKLRIVDISNNLGDAKSLITHPATTTHRAMGPEGRAAIGLSDGVVRLSVGLEDPEDLLEDLQQALS encoded by the coding sequence GTGAGTTCCATCCCCCAGGGCGGTGCCTTCCACAAGGCCCTGCCCGAGACCGTCCGGCCGGCCACGCTCGGCGTGCGCGGCGGGACCCTCCGGTCCGGCTTCGAGGAGACCTCCGAGGCGGTCTACCTGAACTCCGGGTTCGTCTACGAATCCGCCGAGGCCGCCGAGGCCGCCTTCACCGGTGAGGTCGACCACTTCGTCTACTCCCGCTACGGCAACCCCACGGTCAAGATGTTCGAGGAGCGCCTGCGCCTGCTCGACGGTGCCGAGGGTGCCTACGCCACCGCGTCCGGCATGTCCGCGGTGTTCACCGCCCTCGCTGCGCTGCTCGGCAAGGGCGACCGCCTCGTCGCGGCCCGCAGCCTGTTCGGCTCCTGCTTCGTGGTGTGCAACGAGATCCTGCCCCGCTGGGGTGTCGAGACCGTCTTCGTCGACGGCGAGGACCTCGACCAGTGGGAGAAGGCCCTGTCGGTGCCCACCACCGCGGTGTTCTTCGAGACCCCCTCGAACCCGATGCAAACCCTCGTCGACGTGCGCCGCGTCTCCGAGATGGCGCACGCCGCCGGCGCGAAGGTGGTGCTGGACAACGTCTTCGCCACCCCGCTGCTGCAGCGCAGCCTCGATCTCGGTGCCGACGTCGTCGTCTACTCGGGCACCAAGCACATCGACGGCCAGGGCCGCGTGCTCGGCGGTGCGATCCTCGGGTCCAAGGAGTACATCGACGGTCCAGTCCAGCAGCTCATCCGCCACACCGGGCCGTCGCTGAGCCCGTTCAACGCGTGGACGCTGCTCAAGGGCCTCGAGACCATGCCGCTGCGCGTGAACGCCGCGGTCGGTTCGGCGCTGCGCATCGCACAGTTCCTCGAGGACCACTCCGCGGTGCGCTGGGTCAAGTACCCCTATCTCGAATCGCACCCCCAGTACGAGCTGGCGAAGTCGCAGATGAGCGGCGGTGGCACCATCGTCACCTTCGAACTCGACGCCCCCGAGGGCGAGGGCAAGAAGCGGGCCTTCGAGCTGCTGAACAAGCTGCGCATCGTCGACATCTCCAACAACCTCGGCGACGCCAAGTCCCTCATCACCCACCCGGCGACCACCACGCACCGCGCGATGGGACCGGAGGGCCGCGCCGCCATCGGCCTGTCCGACGGTGTCGTCCGCCTCTCGGTGGGCCTCGAGGACCCCGAGGACCTGCTCGAAGATCTGCAGCAGGCGCTCTCCTGA
- a CDS encoding ABC transporter substrate-binding protein, whose product MAVPVNDSRRWLAAGLTVFALLAAGCSSSDDSSPAGETDTAAADVPQAIVSLSPTSTEMLYAIGAGDQVVAVDDRSDYPTDAPVTDLSGYTPNVEAILGYEPDLVVANADTGDLVAGLEQAGVETLILPAAQTLDDTYTQLEQLGAATGHVGEAAELVAQMQADIDEILAGLPERETPLTYYQELDNTFYSVTDDTYIGEIHSMLGLTSIATGSNGYPQLSAEYVLEQNPDVIFLADGQCCGVTPEVVAQRAGWEELTAVREGRVYVLDEDIASRWGPRVVDLMREVAGIVGGIPVTAPTP is encoded by the coding sequence ATGGCTGTGCCCGTAAACGATTCCCGGCGGTGGCTCGCCGCCGGCCTGACCGTCTTCGCGCTCCTCGCCGCAGGGTGCTCGAGCAGCGACGACTCGTCTCCCGCCGGGGAGACCGACACCGCCGCGGCGGACGTCCCGCAGGCCATCGTGTCGCTGAGCCCCACCAGCACGGAGATGCTCTACGCCATCGGCGCGGGCGACCAGGTCGTCGCCGTCGACGACCGCTCCGACTACCCGACGGACGCTCCCGTCACCGATCTGTCCGGTTACACCCCCAACGTCGAGGCGATCCTCGGCTACGAACCCGACCTCGTCGTCGCCAACGCCGACACCGGTGACCTCGTCGCCGGACTCGAACAGGCCGGGGTCGAGACGCTGATCCTGCCAGCCGCACAGACCCTCGACGACACCTACACCCAGCTCGAACAGCTCGGCGCCGCCACCGGGCACGTCGGGGAGGCCGCCGAGCTCGTCGCACAGATGCAGGCAGACATCGACGAGATCCTCGCCGGTCTGCCCGAGCGCGAGACGCCGCTGACCTACTACCAGGAGCTCGACAACACCTTCTACTCCGTCACCGACGACACCTACATCGGTGAGATCCACTCGATGCTGGGGCTGACCTCCATCGCCACCGGCAGCAACGGCTACCCGCAGCTGTCCGCCGAATACGTCCTCGAGCAGAACCCCGACGTGATCTTCCTGGCCGACGGACAGTGCTGCGGCGTCACACCCGAGGTCGTCGCGCAGCGCGCCGGCTGGGAGGAACTCACCGCCGTCCGCGAAGGGCGCGTCTACGTTCTCGACGAGGACATCGCCAGCCGCTGGGGTCCGCGCGTGGTGGACCTGATGCGTGAGGTCGCCGGCATCGTCGGCGGCATTCCGGTCACCGCGCCCACGCCTTGA
- a CDS encoding ABC transporter substrate-binding protein: MFASTRRARVFASALAAFALLGTTACSSGPTAEADAATDAGYNLTADQNRITTEPVEEIAAKVPQDIRDRGTLVVTGSAGTVPPLRFYADDDATIIGSETDFAHLIGNVLDLDVELTAADWAQNFVRIDSGEADLFISNVTVTEERKEKYDFATYRLDSLAVEVKKDSGITFEGPEDIAGLKVGVGSGTNQEALLVEWNEQNIAAGLAPAEILYYQNAVDYYLALGSGRIDAYVGPNPTSAFHALQSGETEVAGTFSGAGLDLQGEIAVLTKKDNGLIEAINEAINHIIENGTYAQVLERWGITSEAIEVSRINPPGLPKTS, from the coding sequence ATGTTCGCTTCCACCCGCCGGGCACGCGTGTTCGCCTCGGCCCTGGCCGCTTTCGCTCTCCTGGGCACCACGGCCTGCAGCTCCGGACCCACCGCCGAGGCCGACGCGGCCACCGACGCCGGCTACAACCTCACCGCGGACCAGAACCGCATCACCACCGAACCGGTCGAGGAAATCGCCGCCAAGGTACCCCAGGACATCCGCGACCGCGGCACCCTCGTCGTCACCGGGTCGGCCGGTACCGTCCCACCGCTGCGCTTCTACGCCGACGACGACGCGACGATCATCGGTTCGGAAACCGACTTCGCCCATCTCATCGGCAACGTCCTCGACCTCGACGTCGAACTCACCGCCGCGGACTGGGCGCAGAACTTCGTGCGCATCGACTCCGGTGAGGCCGACCTGTTCATCTCCAACGTCACCGTCACCGAGGAACGCAAGGAGAAGTACGACTTCGCCACCTACCGCCTCGACAGTCTCGCCGTGGAGGTGAAGAAGGACAGTGGCATCACCTTCGAAGGCCCGGAGGACATCGCCGGACTGAAGGTCGGTGTCGGCTCCGGCACCAACCAGGAGGCGCTGCTCGTCGAGTGGAACGAGCAGAACATCGCCGCCGGCCTCGCACCCGCCGAGATCCTCTACTACCAGAACGCCGTCGACTACTACCTCGCCCTCGGCTCCGGCCGCATCGACGCGTACGTCGGGCCGAACCCGACCTCGGCCTTCCACGCCCTGCAATCCGGCGAGACCGAGGTCGCCGGCACCTTCTCCGGCGCCGGACTCGACCTGCAGGGGGAGATCGCGGTGCTGACGAAGAAGGACAACGGCCTGATCGAGGCGATCAACGAGGCCATCAACCACATCATCGAGAACGGCACCTACGCACAGGTTCTCGAACGGTGGGGCATCACCAGCGAAGCCATCGAGGTCTCGCGGATCAACCCGCCCGGCCTGCCCAAGACCTCCTAG